The Niastella koreensis GR20-10 genome includes a window with the following:
- a CDS encoding polysaccharide deacetylase family protein codes for MTIKTIAIILLFTFLATNVSAQNNQPWKGKKCAVVLTYDDGLDIDITNVLPALDSLGLKGTFYVADYQGHLQSQIPAWRAAAAKGHELGNHTLFHPCEGGRPGREFVTADYDMNKYSMRRITNEILAMNAVLTAIDGKTNRTFAFPCGDNKIHDTAYLDSLRKDFTGARGVAGDIPTIDHVDLYNMPGYGANNDSGESMIQWVMEAEAKRGLLVIVFHGVGGGHDLNVSLHAHSVLLHYLKQHEKDIWIAPMVEVATFIRDRQKREL; via the coding sequence ATGACCATAAAAACGATTGCCATAATATTGCTCTTCACCTTTCTTGCAACAAATGTCTCCGCTCAAAACAATCAACCCTGGAAGGGAAAGAAATGCGCCGTTGTGTTAACCTACGACGATGGACTGGATATTGACATCACCAATGTACTCCCTGCATTGGATTCCCTGGGATTGAAAGGCACTTTTTATGTTGCCGACTACCAGGGTCACCTGCAGTCACAAATACCAGCCTGGCGTGCAGCGGCAGCCAAAGGCCATGAGCTGGGCAATCATACCCTGTTTCATCCCTGCGAAGGCGGCCGGCCCGGAAGAGAGTTTGTTACCGCCGATTATGACATGAACAAGTACTCCATGCGCCGGATCACCAATGAAATTCTTGCCATGAATGCTGTATTGACTGCGATCGACGGAAAAACAAACCGCACTTTTGCTTTTCCCTGTGGCGATAACAAAATACACGATACGGCGTATCTCGATTCCTTGCGCAAGGATTTTACCGGCGCGCGTGGCGTAGCAGGCGACATTCCTACTATTGACCATGTTGATCTTTATAACATGCCCGGTTATGGCGCTAATAATGATTCAGGCGAATCCATGATACAATGGGTAATGGAAGCCGAAGCAAAACGGGGCCTGCTGGTGATCGTCTTCCATGGTGTTGGTGGCGGCCATGACCTGAATGTATCCCTGCACGCACACAGCGTGTTATTACATTACCTGAAACAACATGAAAAAGACATCTGGATAGCACCCATGGTTGAGGTGGCCACTTTTATCAGGGATAGACAGAAAAGGGAGCTATGA
- a CDS encoding 3'-5' exoribonuclease domain-containing protein gives MAYIMVDVETDGPIPGDFSMISFGAVLVDEQLDKTFYGQLKPISEQYIPEALAVSGFSRQETLAFDDPQTVMTNFAAWIKITAKDRPVFISDNNGFDWMFICWYFHHFTKANPFGFSSQNLGSLYKGLVKDTFQNFKHLRKTKHTHHPVDDAKGNAEALLTLKKEHGLKIKF, from the coding sequence ATGGCCTATATAATGGTTGATGTAGAAACGGATGGCCCCATACCTGGTGATTTCTCCATGATCTCGTTCGGCGCTGTGCTGGTTGATGAACAGCTGGATAAAACATTTTACGGACAACTGAAACCCATCTCTGAACAATATATCCCCGAGGCATTGGCTGTTTCCGGATTCAGCAGGCAGGAAACCCTTGCATTTGATGATCCCCAAACGGTGATGACCAACTTCGCGGCCTGGATCAAAATCACGGCTAAAGACAGACCGGTATTCATCAGTGATAATAACGGATTCGACTGGATGTTTATCTGCTGGTACTTTCATCATTTTACCAAGGCCAACCCGTTTGGGTTTAGCTCCCAGAACCTGGGCAGTTTGTACAAAGGACTGGTAAAAGACACCTTTCAGAATTTTAAACACCTGCGTAAAACAAAGCATACCCATCACCCGGTTGATGATGCCAAAGGGAATGCTGAGGCGTTATTGACGTTGAAAAAAGAGCATGGGTTGAAGATTAAATTTTAA
- a CDS encoding HNH endonuclease produces MNDPLYNRYRYISFKGTNVYRRFFSEQSDQSLKQQPFSGNNQEIPAHGSYGALLFDPRWKEKREEILKRDANQCVLCKSDHNVQVHHRQYHFIIRDNQFKPPWDYNDYLLITLCESCHKRGHNKYKVPTITI; encoded by the coding sequence ATGAACGATCCCTTATACAACAGATATAGATATATTTCTTTCAAAGGCACTAACGTTTATCGCCGATTTTTTTCTGAACAATCAGATCAATCTTTGAAACAGCAGCCGTTTTCAGGCAATAACCAAGAAATACCGGCTCATGGTAGTTATGGTGCTTTATTGTTCGATCCCCGTTGGAAAGAAAAAAGAGAAGAAATCTTAAAGAGAGATGCTAATCAATGTGTTTTATGCAAAAGCGACCATAACGTGCAGGTACACCACCGGCAATATCATTTTATAATTAGAGATAATCAGTTTAAACCTCCATGGGATTATAATGATTATTTATTAATCACTCTTTGTGAATCATGCCATAAAAGAGGCCATAACAAATATAAAGTACCAACTATAACTATTTAA
- a CDS encoding DUF4407 domain-containing protein, producing MRNWWIKFGCFLTGYNYGIVRTSSEVSSKAVKKYTSAMLIVCILWSFVGFMFTQRYLRGNIWGSVAGSALMVVIIVQIERQIILSLARNRWLYISRGILAALMAILGTIIIDQIIFKEDIELEKITFIQKRVDQGLPPKTQELNTQIASIDTAILKKEADRSQLIDEVTKTPYIKTTSTQSSPIKKQTTIKDSSGKIITTEQVVNSTSVSVTTVPNPKFTLIATLDQTISNLRTDKSKKDSALLNIRPELEKQISSKIGFLDELEIMCKLITGSGVAFFVWIIWFLFLMWLEMLVLISKLTDAKSDYEETIKHQMNLQMKKLEALAKLAHQ from the coding sequence ATGAGAAATTGGTGGATAAAATTCGGCTGCTTCTTAACTGGTTATAATTATGGAATAGTGAGGACTTCAAGCGAAGTTTCATCGAAGGCGGTAAAGAAATACACATCGGCCATGTTAATTGTATGTATTCTTTGGTCGTTTGTGGGTTTTATGTTTACGCAACGCTATTTACGCGGTAACATCTGGGGTTCCGTCGCCGGGTCGGCATTAATGGTTGTAATCATTGTTCAGATAGAACGGCAAATCATCTTATCGTTAGCTCGTAACAGGTGGTTATACATTTCCAGGGGGATCCTAGCTGCATTGATGGCCATCCTGGGAACAATCATCATTGATCAAATTATTTTTAAAGAAGATATTGAACTTGAAAAAATAACATTTATTCAGAAAAGAGTAGATCAAGGGTTACCTCCTAAAACTCAAGAGTTGAATACTCAAATTGCCTCAATCGATACTGCCATTCTAAAAAAAGAAGCCGACAGAAGCCAATTGATCGATGAAGTAACTAAAACTCCTTACATTAAAACTACTTCAACCCAAAGTTCCCCTATTAAAAAGCAAACTACAATTAAAGACTCTTCCGGGAAAATCATTACAACTGAACAGGTAGTAAATTCTACGTCTGTATCTGTTACAACTGTCCCCAATCCTAAATTTACCTTAATAGCGACTTTAGATCAAACGATTTCCAATTTACGTACTGACAAGAGCAAGAAGGATAGTGCGCTATTAAATATTAGACCTGAACTGGAAAAACAAATTTCTTCAAAAATTGGATTTCTAGATGAGTTGGAGATTATGTGTAAATTAATCACAGGATCAGGAGTCGCCTTTTTTGTTTGGATTATATGGTTCCTTTTCCTGATGTGGTTGGAAATGCTTGTATTGATTAGCAAACTAACTGATGCGAAAAGCGATTATGAGGAAACAATAAAACACCAAATGAATCTTCAAATGAAAAAACTGGAAGCACTTGCCAAATTAGCTCATCAATAA